The DNA segment TGTTTTATGGCATATTCTCTACGTTGTGCATCTTGTTTATTGTGAAAGCTTTCAGAATACACCAATTCAACAGGACGTCGCCCTCTCGTATACTTAGCACCGCCTGGAATAAGCCCATTATGAGCCTCTATACGGCGTTCAATATCGGTGGTCCACCCACAATACAAGGAATCATCTGCGCAACGCACCAAGTACACATAGTGCCGCTCTTCAGACTTAACCTCCTTATTTGCCATTTTTTGCATCATCAGTAATCGGTTCCAACGTAATAGTATTGATGATTACTGGCTCTACTGGTTTATCATTACGGCCTGTTTTTACTTTGCCAATTTTTTCAACTACATCCATACCTTGTACTACGGTACCAAAGATAGTGTGTTTGTTATCTAACCAATCTGTAGGTCCCAAGGTAATAAAGAACTGAGAGCCCCCTGTATTAGGGCCTCGGTTTGCCATGGCAAGAACGCCCATTTTATTGAAGTGTAAATCATTGGAGAACTCATCAGGAATGGTATAACCTGGACCGCCAGCACCTGTACCATCTGGATCCCCGCCTTGAATCATAAAGCCTTCGATAACGCGGTGGAATGTAACACCATTATAGAAACCTTTTTTCACTAAGTAATCAAAGTTTTTTACAGTAATAGGCGCTTTAGAGCCTAGCAAACGAACTTTGAATTGACCATAATTTGTATCAAAAATAGCATACTCATCAGCAATTGGCGCATTAGAGAAATTAGGCATAGTTACAGTTTCTGCTTTTACAGTATTACCTTGTGGTTGTTCCCCACTTTTTGTACCACAAGCT comes from the Veillonella dispar genome and includes:
- a CDS encoding GIY-YIG nuclease family protein, whose protein sequence is MANKEVKSEERHYVYLVRCADDSLYCGWTTDIERRIEAHNGLIPGGAKYTRGRRPVELVYSESFHNKQDAQRREYAIKQMTKTKKLRLIEGVK
- a CDS encoding peptidylprolyl isomerase, giving the protein MNWKRLALCAMLGITMLGTAACGTKSGEQPQGNTVKAETVTMPNFSNAPIADEYAIFDTNYGQFKVRLLGSKAPITVKNFDYLVKKGFYNGVTFHRVIEGFMIQGGDPDGTGAGGPGYTIPDEFSNDLHFNKMGVLAMANRGPNTGGSQFFITLGPTDWLDNKHTIFGTVVQGMDVVEKIGKVKTGRNDKPVEPVIINTITLEPITDDAKNGK